The segment ATTGAATGGGCTCCCATCCAAATTCTGACAATACGTTCTGAGCATCTTCCTGTTTACCCTTATACATCACCTCGCCTTTGGCGATAAGCGGCAAAGCCAAATGCGCTAGAGGAGCTAAATCTCCAGAAGCTCCTAGAGACCCTTGTGTATATATCACAGGTAATACATCATGGTTATAAAAATCTATTAATCGCTGTACCGTTTGAAGTTGGGCACCACTATGTCCATAACTTAATGACTGAACCTTTAAGAACAACATGAGTTTAACAATGGCTTTAGGCACTTGCTCTCCTATTCCACAAGCATGTGACATGACCAAATTCTCTTGAAGCTGTGTCAAATTCTCATTGGAAATCTTAACATCGCATAAGGATCCAAACCCTGTATTAATTCCGTAAATAGGTTGATCTTGGTTTTTAATTTTATCATCAAGATATGTTCTGCATGTTTCAATCTTATGAATCGCTTCTTTTGAGAGTACAATTTTTTTATTCTGAATTATGATATCATTAATAGTAGAAAGTTCTAATATTTCTGAAGAGATATAATGAATGGTATCCATGGTTCTATTTTACGTGATCAAAAGTGAGAATTAGATTGCTACTTTGCAAGAAATGTTAATAATTAGTAAAGATTCTGATAACATCTTAAGAATCTGTATTTTTGAGTTAATAAACAATTATAAAATTATGAAAAAATTACTTTTTGTATTGATTGCAATTTCTGTGGTTGCTTGCCAGAAGGAACCAAAAATTGATTATGCACTTCTTTCTGGTAATGTCGAAAATTCTCAAGCTACTGTCGCGATCATTAAAAGTGCTGACTTTGAAAAAGAACTTACCATAAACACAGATGGTTCATTCATGGATACGCTGCGTATTCCTGAAAATGGTTTTTACACCCTATCTATTGGACGTGAGTTTACACCGTTATATTTAAAATCTGGGGATAATGTTAGCCTAGGCGTTGATGCACAAAATTTCGATGAATCTATTAAGTATTCAGGTGTCGGTGCATCCGAAAATAATTACCTAGCTACTAAAACCTTGAACAATGGTAAAGTCACGGCAAATGCCGTAGATTTTTACTCTTTGGATGAAGCGGCTTTTAAGACCCAATTAGAAGAAATGCACAAAGAAAATGAATCTCAATTATCTAATTTGACTGATGCTGATGAAGATTTTTTAGCGACTGAAAAACAAAATCTATTGTATGACAATTATGCGATGTTGAGTAATTACGTGCAACGACACGGTTACTATACCAAAAAAGAAGGCTTTGAGGTTTCTGAAGACTTCCTCCCTGAATCTCTAAAAACTATGGTTTTTGATGACGCTAAAGCTTATAAGTCATCACAGTCATATAAAAGCATGGCCTTTGATAAAGTTTTAACAGCAATGTTTGATGAACTTGGGGACGATATTACTGCAATTGGCCCAGAACAGTTAAGTGGTCTAAACGATATCAAAATTCAAGCATTAAAAAATGATGCGATTGATTACTTGGGCAACTTTTTAGTATCCCCTGGAAATTCGCAAATGGAAGCCATATACAACTTCTTCAAAAGTAATACAACCAATGACGATACGATAGCCAAATTAACCGAGACATTTGAAAAAAATAAAAATTTAGTAAAAGGTAAACCGTCACCTCAATTTGCAAATTATGAAAACCATAAAGGTGGTGAAACATCTCTTTCTGATTTAAAAGGTAAATATGTATACATAGATGTATGGGCTACATGGTGTGGACCTTGCATAAGAGAAATTCCTTCACTTAAAGAAGTTGAAAAGAAATTTCATAGTGAGAATATAGAATTTGTAAGCACATCTATTGATCAAGCCAAAGATCATGACAAATGGGTGAGTATGGTCAATGACAAAGAACTTGGGGGATTACAATTAATGGCAGATAATGATTGGAATTCTAAATTTGTGAAAGATTATGCAATTCAAGGTATCCCAAGGTTTATTTTAATTGACCCAGAAGGCAATATCGTAAGTGCTGATGCACCACGGCCATCTGACCCAAAATTAATTGAGTTGTTAGAGGAACAATTAAAAATGTAAATCTCAATCAACAATCCTAAATAAAAAAGCCACTTCATGAAGTGGCTTTTTTATTTAGGATTATTCACTATCCACTTCCTCAACTTGTGGTGGATCTGGTTGCTTAAATAAATCAACATAGGCTTCTCCAATGGCTTCGATAATATAACTAGCTATAAGGCTTTGATAGCCTATATCTTCAATAGCTATATCTCCCGCTCTGCCATGTAAATAAACTCCAAATATAGTTGCGGCTAAAGGTTCATAATTTTGAGAAATTAATCCTGTAATAATACCTGTTAAAACATCACCAGTTCCTGCGGTTGCCATACCTGGATTTCCAGTGGAATTCACATAGTATTTGTCACCAAAAACAGTTATGGTATTCGCGCCTTTAATCACGACAATGACTTTGTGTTTTTTAGAAAACGCTTTAGTTTTTTTTAGCTTATCAAAATCATCTTTCCACGACCCTATCAATCGTTGCAATTCACCTGGATGAGGAGTTAGTACAGATTGTTCTGGCAAATATTTCAATAAGGTCTTTTTCTTCGACACAATATTTAAACCATCAGCATCAACCACCAAAGGTGTTATATTTGATTTCAAGAATTTTTCTAAAGCTGAAATTGTTGCATCATCTGTACCCATACCAATCCCTAAACCAATCACCTTAGGCTCTATATCAAAATTGATATCAGTTATCATCGTTTCATCTTTATCTGTAATCACCATCGCTTCAGGAAAAGCAGTCTGCATGATTTGATAGCCGCATTTAGGAACAAATGCAGTAACTAAACCAGCACCAACAGAGAGCGCAGCTCTACTGGCTAATAACACAGATCCTATTTTGCCATAGCTACCTCCAATAATGAGACTGTGTCCAAAATCGCCTTTATGTGCATATTTTTCCCGAGGCAAATAAATGGGCAATACTTCATTCTTACCAATTAATTCAACTTCGGTTTCGGTGACATATAAAAACTCTCTATCAATACCAATATCAAGCACTTCCCATTGCACCGAAAATTTAGACGTTTGAGGAAGAAAAAACACCAATTTAGGAGACTGAAAACTCAATGTGTAGTTCGCCCAAACCACACCATTATCATCCTCTGGAACTTTATCAGTATACACACCTGATGGAATATCAATAGACAATGTAAATGCTTGGCTGGTTTTAAAATGTACAAATAAGGCTTTTACCCAATCATTAGTAGGTCGATTTAAACCAATACCAAAGATCGCATCTACAATAATATCGTCTTTGTGAATCTCTGGAAAATCTGCTTCACAATTAAGCATTGCAGGCCAGGTTTTAGTCACTTGTTTTATCAGGTCATAATTAACGAGAAAATCCTTAGATCGCTTATCGCTGCAATTCACTACATACGTATGCACATTATAACCATGTGTAATTAAATGTCTAGCAACAACAAGTCCATCTCCTCCATTATTTCCAATACCACAAAACACATGAATTGGGACTTGTGCCCCTTGCATTCTAATATGCAACCAGTTAAAAATTTGCATACCGGCGCGCTCCATTAATTCAGTGGAAGTAATATTTTGTTTTTTAGCTGTAAGCTGGTCACCTTCGTAAATCTGTTCTTTTGAAAATATTTTCATATTAACGCCTTAAAAAATAGTTGTTAAATTATCTGTTTATATCGCTTAACGGTTAATAATCAGCATTTAATTCAGTTTAAACTGAAAAAAATGTAAAATAACCTGTTAAGTTTTTTTATTCTTGTAAAAATAATACATTTGAAAGGTATAGACTATTATTTATGCAAAACCTAAAACAAATATCAAAACACACCAATTTCACTATTGCTGTTGCTATAACTACTGCAACAAC is part of the Formosa sp. Hel1_31_208 genome and harbors:
- a CDS encoding TlpA disulfide reductase family protein yields the protein MKKLLFVLIAISVVACQKEPKIDYALLSGNVENSQATVAIIKSADFEKELTINTDGSFMDTLRIPENGFYTLSIGREFTPLYLKSGDNVSLGVDAQNFDESIKYSGVGASENNYLATKTLNNGKVTANAVDFYSLDEAAFKTQLEEMHKENESQLSNLTDADEDFLATEKQNLLYDNYAMLSNYVQRHGYYTKKEGFEVSEDFLPESLKTMVFDDAKAYKSSQSYKSMAFDKVLTAMFDELGDDITAIGPEQLSGLNDIKIQALKNDAIDYLGNFLVSPGNSQMEAIYNFFKSNTTNDDTIAKLTETFEKNKNLVKGKPSPQFANYENHKGGETSLSDLKGKYVYIDVWATWCGPCIREIPSLKEVEKKFHSENIEFVSTSIDQAKDHDKWVSMVNDKELGGLQLMADNDWNSKFVKDYAIQGIPRFILIDPEGNIVSADAPRPSDPKLIELLEEQLKM
- a CDS encoding NAD(P)H-hydrate dehydratase, whose protein sequence is MKIFSKEQIYEGDQLTAKKQNITSTELMERAGMQIFNWLHIRMQGAQVPIHVFCGIGNNGGDGLVVARHLITHGYNVHTYVVNCSDKRSKDFLVNYDLIKQVTKTWPAMLNCEADFPEIHKDDIIVDAIFGIGLNRPTNDWVKALFVHFKTSQAFTLSIDIPSGVYTDKVPEDDNGVVWANYTLSFQSPKLVFFLPQTSKFSVQWEVLDIGIDREFLYVTETEVELIGKNEVLPIYLPREKYAHKGDFGHSLIIGGSYGKIGSVLLASRAALSVGAGLVTAFVPKCGYQIMQTAFPEAMVITDKDETMITDINFDIEPKVIGLGIGMGTDDATISALEKFLKSNITPLVVDADGLNIVSKKKTLLKYLPEQSVLTPHPGELQRLIGSWKDDFDKLKKTKAFSKKHKVIVVIKGANTITVFGDKYYVNSTGNPGMATAGTGDVLTGIITGLISQNYEPLAATIFGVYLHGRAGDIAIEDIGYQSLIASYIIEAIGEAYVDLFKQPDPPQVEEVDSE